A single region of the Rhizobium sp. NLR16a genome encodes:
- a CDS encoding class I SAM-dependent methyltransferase: METSIEHAHAGAVSPELVVDALFACRKTAAIRAAIELDLFTHIGEGKTPAVLASATAASERGVRILCDYLVVHGFLTKEGEQYKMTPSTSTFLDRNSPAYMGSAVEFAAAPEVLDNFLRDPTSVVRNGGSMGLANMSPDNPVWLKFARGMGSFTGLSAKLLAGEISSWAMSPKKVLDIAAGPGVFGIEIARAFPSAEIVAVDWGAVLELSRQNAEKSGVADRYRTIAGSAFEIDWGAGYDLVLLPNFLHHFDLPTCAALLRKIIASLAADGRIVAVDFVPNEDGVSPPFPAAFSWEMLVSTPAGQAYKQSELAEMAKLAGLTGVTVKSMPPTPASLIVFE, translated from the coding sequence ATGGAAACGAGCATCGAGCACGCCCATGCCGGCGCAGTGTCGCCCGAACTTGTGGTCGATGCGCTGTTTGCGTGCCGAAAGACGGCAGCGATCAGGGCGGCCATCGAACTTGATCTCTTTACACATATTGGCGAGGGCAAGACGCCGGCAGTCCTGGCGTCGGCAACAGCCGCCTCGGAGCGTGGCGTGCGCATCCTCTGCGATTACCTTGTGGTCCATGGCTTCCTGACCAAGGAGGGCGAACAGTACAAAATGACGCCCTCGACCAGTACGTTCCTCGATCGCAATTCGCCGGCCTATATGGGCTCTGCCGTCGAGTTCGCCGCCGCACCAGAAGTACTCGATAATTTTCTGCGCGATCCGACGTCCGTCGTGCGAAACGGCGGTTCGATGGGCCTTGCGAACATGTCGCCCGACAACCCCGTCTGGCTGAAGTTTGCGCGTGGCATGGGCTCTTTCACCGGGCTCAGCGCCAAACTGCTGGCTGGGGAAATCTCCAGCTGGGCGATGTCTCCCAAGAAGGTCCTGGACATCGCTGCAGGCCCAGGCGTCTTCGGCATCGAAATTGCCAGGGCCTTTCCATCCGCGGAGATCGTCGCCGTCGACTGGGGGGCCGTCTTGGAGCTGTCGAGGCAGAATGCGGAAAAATCAGGCGTCGCGGACCGGTACCGGACGATCGCCGGCAGTGCCTTCGAGATCGACTGGGGCGCTGGTTATGACCTCGTCCTGCTTCCGAATTTTCTGCACCATTTCGATTTGCCGACATGTGCCGCGCTGTTGCGAAAGATCATCGCGAGCCTTGCAGCGGATGGTCGGATCGTCGCGGTCGATTTCGTGCCGAATGAAGATGGCGTGTCGCCGCCTTTTCCAGCGGCCTTCTCCTGGGAGATGCTCGTCAGCACACCGGCCGGCCAGGCTTACAAGCAAAGCGAACTGGCCGAGATGGCAAAACTGGCCGGCCTCACCGGCGTCACGGTCAAATCGATGCCGCCAACCCCTGCGAGCCTCATTGTCTTTGAATAG
- a CDS encoding GDP-L-fucose synthase, with product MYDLSNKKIWVAGHRGMVGSALVRRLQSENCRIITATRAEVDLKRQDQVEKFVEATRPDAIIIAAAKVGGILANDSYPAEFISDNLIIQTNIFEAAHRAEVDRLLFLGSSCIYPKLAPQPIPEEALLTGPLEPTNEWYAIAKIAGIKLAEAYRKQYGRDYISAMPTNLYGPGDNFDLNSSHVLPALIRKAHAAKLRRDPQMVVWGTGTPRREFLHVDDCADALVFLLKTYSGAQHVNVGSGTDLEIIELTRLVRRIVGYEGEIVHDLSKPDGTPRKLMSNKKLQDMGWKPSISLEDGIRATYAWFLECENGSDPAA from the coding sequence GTGTACGACTTATCGAACAAGAAGATCTGGGTTGCCGGTCATCGCGGTATGGTCGGCAGTGCTCTTGTGCGCAGGCTTCAATCCGAAAATTGCAGGATCATCACGGCCACGCGCGCCGAGGTCGACTTGAAGCGCCAGGACCAGGTCGAGAAGTTTGTTGAAGCAACCCGGCCGGACGCGATCATAATCGCCGCAGCCAAGGTTGGCGGAATCCTCGCCAATGACAGCTATCCTGCCGAATTCATCTCCGACAATCTGATCATTCAAACCAACATCTTTGAAGCCGCTCACCGGGCGGAGGTGGACCGGCTTCTCTTCCTGGGTTCAAGCTGCATTTATCCCAAGCTCGCTCCCCAGCCGATTCCTGAAGAGGCTCTGTTGACCGGTCCGCTTGAGCCGACCAACGAATGGTACGCCATTGCCAAGATCGCCGGTATCAAGCTCGCGGAAGCCTATCGCAAGCAATATGGCCGTGACTACATTTCGGCGATGCCGACCAACCTGTACGGACCTGGCGATAATTTCGACCTGAACTCCAGTCATGTCCTGCCCGCGCTGATCCGCAAGGCGCATGCGGCGAAATTGCGCAGAGACCCGCAAATGGTTGTCTGGGGCACCGGAACCCCGCGCCGCGAGTTTCTTCACGTCGACGACTGCGCCGACGCGCTGGTGTTTCTGCTGAAAACCTATTCGGGCGCACAGCATGTCAATGTCGGCTCGGGCACGGATCTTGAAATCATCGAGTTGACGCGTCTGGTTCGCCGCATCGTCGGTTACGAGGGTGAGATCGTCCATGACCTTTCCAAGCCCGACGGCACGCCGCGAAAGCTGATGAGCAACAAGAAGCTGCAGGACATGGGCTGGAAACCGAGCATTTCGCTTGAGGACGGCATTAGAGCCACTTACGCTTGGTTTCTCGAATGCGAAAACGGATCTGATCCAGCGGCCTGA
- the gmd gene encoding GDP-mannose 4,6-dehydratase, which produces MTKTALITGVTGQDGAYLAELLLSKGYTVHGIKRRSSSFNTGRIEHIYQDPHEAHPRFVLHYGDMIDSTNLLRIIQQTQPDEIYNLAAQSHVGVSFETPEYTADADGIGTLRLLEAIRILGLEKKSRFYQASTSELYGLVQQVPQNEKTPFYPRSPYAAAKLYAYWIVVNYREAYGMHASNGILFNHESPLRGETFVTRKITMAVAAISLGLQDKLFLGNLDAQRDWGHAREYVEGMWLMLQQDKPDDYVLATGETTRVRQFVEWAFADVGITLEWKGSGVDEKGYDAASGACLVEIDPRYFRPTEVDLLLGDPTKARQNLGWHHKTPVRELAAEMVREDIKHWKAQGSRKEV; this is translated from the coding sequence ATGACGAAAACCGCGCTTATTACTGGGGTGACTGGTCAGGATGGTGCCTATCTGGCCGAATTGCTTCTGAGCAAAGGCTACACGGTGCACGGTATCAAGCGGCGGTCATCATCTTTTAACACCGGCCGCATCGAACATATCTATCAGGATCCGCATGAGGCCCACCCACGCTTCGTCCTTCACTATGGCGATATGATCGACTCGACCAACCTGCTGCGGATCATCCAGCAGACTCAGCCTGACGAAATCTACAACCTGGCCGCACAAAGCCATGTCGGCGTCAGTTTCGAAACGCCGGAATATACGGCCGATGCCGATGGTATCGGGACGTTGAGGCTGCTCGAAGCGATCCGCATCCTGGGTCTTGAGAAAAAAAGCCGGTTCTACCAGGCGTCGACGTCGGAACTCTACGGTCTCGTGCAGCAAGTGCCGCAGAACGAGAAGACGCCGTTCTATCCGCGCTCCCCCTATGCCGCAGCCAAGCTCTATGCCTACTGGATCGTCGTGAATTATCGCGAGGCCTACGGCATGCACGCGTCGAACGGCATTCTGTTCAATCATGAAAGCCCGCTTCGCGGCGAGACCTTCGTCACGCGCAAGATCACGATGGCGGTGGCTGCCATCAGCCTCGGCCTTCAGGACAAGCTTTTCCTGGGGAACCTTGACGCCCAGCGTGACTGGGGCCATGCGCGCGAATATGTCGAGGGCATGTGGCTGATGCTGCAGCAGGACAAGCCGGATGACTACGTCTTGGCGACGGGTGAGACGACGCGTGTGCGCCAGTTTGTCGAGTGGGCCTTTGCCGATGTCGGCATCACCTTGGAATGGAAGGGATCCGGTGTCGACGAAAAGGGCTATGATGCCGCCTCCGGCGCTTGCCTTGTGGAAATCGATCCCCGGTATTTCCGCCCGACGGAAGTCGATCTTCTGCTTGGCGACCCGACCAAGGCACGTCAGAATCTGGGCTGGCACCATAAGACCCCGGTTCGTGAACTCGCCGCTGAGATGGTGCGCGAGGATATCAAGCACTGGAAGGCTCAAGGCAGCCGGAAAGAGGTCTGA
- the rfbB gene encoding dTDP-glucose 4,6-dehydratase yields MILVTGGAGFIGANFVLDWLALHDEPVVNLDALTYAGNLESLNSIWSDPRHVFVKGSIADYDLVDALLRSHRPRAILNFAAESHVDRSIHGPEEFIQTNIVGTFRLLEAIRGFLASQSEDFRESFRFLHVSTDEVYGSLAPDEAAFSEHRKYEPNSPYSASKAASDHLVRAYHHTYGLPVLTTNCSNNYGPYHFPEKLIPLVIHNALSGKQIPIYGDGMQVRDWLFVKDHCSAIRRVLERGKVGETYNVGGRNELTNLSVVNTLCEILDELTPLPNGASYKAQISFVRDRPGHDRRYAIDAAKIERELDWRPSETFETGIRKTVEWYLANDAWVENVTSGSYRQWIDRQYQ; encoded by the coding sequence ATGATCTTGGTGACGGGAGGTGCCGGCTTTATCGGTGCGAATTTCGTGCTCGACTGGCTTGCGCTTCACGATGAGCCGGTCGTCAACCTCGATGCCCTCACCTATGCCGGCAATCTTGAGAGCCTTAACTCCATCTGGAGTGACCCGCGTCATGTCTTCGTCAAAGGCAGCATTGCGGACTACGACCTTGTCGACGCACTGCTCCGTTCCCACCGGCCTCGCGCCATCCTGAACTTCGCTGCCGAAAGTCATGTCGATCGATCGATCCATGGGCCAGAAGAATTTATCCAGACCAACATTGTCGGCACGTTTCGTCTGCTGGAGGCAATCCGGGGATTTCTTGCCTCACAGAGTGAAGACTTCCGGGAGAGCTTTCGCTTCCTCCACGTATCGACGGACGAGGTCTATGGTTCGCTTGCTCCCGACGAGGCCGCTTTCAGCGAACATCGCAAATACGAACCCAATAGTCCTTATTCCGCGAGCAAGGCAGCGAGTGACCATCTGGTTCGCGCCTACCATCACACCTATGGCCTACCCGTTCTGACGACGAACTGTTCGAACAATTACGGTCCCTATCATTTTCCGGAAAAGCTTATTCCCCTCGTCATCCACAATGCTCTGTCGGGGAAACAGATTCCGATCTACGGAGACGGGATGCAGGTGCGCGACTGGCTGTTCGTCAAAGATCATTGCAGCGCGATCCGGCGTGTTCTGGAGAGAGGAAAAGTCGGGGAAACCTACAATGTCGGCGGCAGGAATGAACTGACGAACCTGTCAGTCGTCAATACGCTCTGCGAAATTCTCGATGAATTGACGCCCCTGCCAAACGGCGCAAGCTACAAGGCCCAGATTTCCTTTGTGCGTGATCGGCCAGGTCATGATCGTCGTTACGCCATCGATGCGGCAAAGATAGAAAGGGAGCTGGACTGGCGCCCTAGTGAGACCTTCGAGACGGGCATTCGCAAGACCGTCGAATGGTATCTCGCCAACGATGCTTGGGTAGAGAATGTGACAAGCGGCAGCTATCGACAGTGGATCGATCGGCAGTACCAATAA
- a CDS encoding class I SAM-dependent methyltransferase: protein MSFLRTSLNRFPGMKSQLKRLHDRLLPTTSVSSRYVEIEAARRDSESSRLAASWKASDLPARQRALVERQLKEYRNGASIDVFDVFTAALRSIDDLPANASLLEIGCSSGYYSEVLDVSGLPLRYRGCDYSDAFIDMARSIYPGLSFDVEDATRLNYQDDAFDVVVSGCCLLHIPDYDAAIAESARVAKEYVIFHRTPVVYGEPTKYFRKQAYGVETIEIHFSEPQLLDIFRVHGLHVLATFTLTENVDPHDSRKGNAMRTYLCRKQTQS from the coding sequence ATGTCGTTTCTGCGCACAAGTCTCAATCGCTTTCCGGGGATGAAGAGCCAGTTGAAGCGATTGCATGATCGGCTGTTGCCGACGACGTCGGTATCGTCCCGCTATGTCGAGATAGAGGCGGCTCGTCGAGACAGCGAAAGTTCGCGCCTTGCTGCATCCTGGAAAGCAAGTGATCTGCCCGCCCGCCAGAGAGCCCTCGTCGAGCGCCAGCTGAAGGAATACCGCAATGGCGCTTCCATTGATGTATTCGATGTCTTTACCGCCGCTTTGCGCAGCATCGACGATCTTCCGGCTAATGCTTCGCTGCTCGAAATCGGTTGTTCCAGCGGCTATTATTCCGAAGTGCTTGATGTGAGTGGCTTGCCGCTGCGTTATCGCGGCTGCGATTACTCCGATGCTTTCATCGATATGGCGCGCAGCATTTATCCCGGGCTGTCGTTCGACGTGGAGGATGCGACGCGGCTCAACTATCAGGATGACGCTTTCGATGTCGTCGTCTCAGGATGTTGTCTGCTGCATATCCCCGATTATGACGCGGCGATCGCAGAGAGCGCCCGTGTTGCCAAGGAATACGTGATTTTTCACCGTACGCCTGTTGTCTATGGCGAGCCGACCAAGTATTTCCGCAAACAGGCCTATGGCGTCGAGACCATAGAGATCCATTTTTCCGAGCCGCAGCTATTGGACATCTTTCGAGTTCACGGCCTGCACGTCCTGGCGACGTTCACGCTAACTGAGAACGTGGATCCGCACGACAGTCGTAAGGGCAATGCAATGCGCACCTATTTGTGCAGGAAACAAACCCAATCATGA
- a CDS encoding glycosyltransferase: MKIAIFDTYYARFLKQFYARRPQLRKSTSLEQTKALLAAAFGTSDFYSRHLKDQGCDVIDIIGNCVPLQSAWAQENNEPFSAWAMKLPHRFFRLPYVGARLAALPGLLEVAMARVRTFKPDVLYCQDLSFFPPHALTELKKTVPLIVGQIACPLPPGEFLRPYDLILTSFPHFVPRFHEMGIKSEYFRIGFDTRVLDLLGDIRRDVPVSFVGGISRHHGKAVPLLEHLADTTPIQFFGYGAKTLPRSSPIRKRHNGEVWGPDMYRALARSRITVNRHINVAENNANNMRLYEATGVGSLLITDKKDNLGEIFEVGKEVVAYSSAEEATELVRYYIDHPDEADAIAKAGQARTLKDHTYKSRMEELVPILERYLEKQG, from the coding sequence ATGAAAATAGCAATATTTGACACCTATTACGCGCGGTTTCTGAAGCAATTCTATGCGCGGCGGCCACAGCTCCGAAAATCGACCTCGCTAGAACAGACGAAAGCTCTTTTGGCCGCCGCATTCGGCACGTCCGATTTCTACTCGCGCCACCTGAAGGACCAGGGTTGCGACGTCATTGACATCATCGGCAATTGTGTCCCGCTTCAATCGGCCTGGGCGCAAGAAAACAACGAGCCGTTCAGCGCTTGGGCGATGAAACTGCCGCATCGGTTTTTCAGGCTGCCTTATGTTGGCGCACGCCTGGCGGCGCTCCCTGGCTTGCTGGAGGTCGCAATGGCCCGGGTTCGAACATTCAAGCCGGATGTACTCTACTGTCAGGATCTCAGCTTCTTTCCGCCGCATGCCCTGACGGAGTTGAAGAAGACGGTGCCGTTGATTGTCGGCCAGATCGCTTGTCCGCTGCCGCCGGGTGAGTTTCTGCGACCCTATGACCTTATTCTGACGTCTTTCCCCCATTTCGTACCCCGTTTTCATGAGATGGGGATAAAATCCGAATATTTCAGGATTGGCTTCGACACTCGGGTGCTCGATCTCCTTGGCGATATCAGGCGCGATGTGCCGGTGAGCTTCGTCGGCGGCATAAGCCGTCATCATGGCAAGGCCGTACCCTTGCTCGAACATCTTGCCGATACCACGCCGATACAGTTTTTCGGTTACGGCGCGAAGACGCTCCCGCGCTCTTCTCCGATTCGCAAACGTCACAATGGCGAAGTCTGGGGTCCGGATATGTATCGGGCGCTGGCGCGCAGCCGGATCACCGTCAACCGCCATATCAATGTTGCCGAAAACAACGCCAATAACATGCGGCTCTACGAGGCGACCGGTGTCGGATCGCTGCTGATAACCGACAAGAAGGATAATCTCGGGGAGATTTTCGAGGTTGGAAAGGAAGTGGTTGCCTATTCCAGTGCGGAAGAAGCGACAGAACTCGTCCGCTACTATATAGACCACCCGGACGAGGCCGACGCCATAGCGAAGGCCGGTCAGGCAAGGACGCTGAAGGACCACACCTACAAGTCGAGAATGGAAGAATTGGTGCCGATCCTCGAACGATATCTGGAGAAACAGGGCTGA
- a CDS encoding glycosyltransferase — translation MRVNVIIPVFNRLEHTRKVLEALRRQTLADALTIVVVNDGSTDGTAEYLQSQGDVVEIRGDGNLWWGGAIEKGLKYVLPSCKAEDYILFLNNDTWFDEDYVETLVQTSKANGEAAVGSVIHEEGKDPPLVSIGPRININRFAIWDVLSELSEAQQRSPESQYRVDALSGRGTLYPALLFRRYGGMRPRLLPHYMADYEIAMRFSRAGVPLIVSTKAIVYSPPVYGNDISRHSWKKRLFGRRSPHNVFQRLIFYSLVGSPVQRSTAPFRMAYFFYARVLLGMITTSLKKFAFSRMRARQLGELKRHGVSVGRDVVLYGAPLLQRHPDSEIHLGDRVVLCSDSRFTALALNHPVKIATIRAGSKISIGADSGISGATIVSAVGISIGAEVLMGANVTIFDTDFHPIRPEGRRHSDVEADIKTAPVHIGDNVFIGTNALILRGTEIGRDSIVAAGAVVRGNFPEGAIIAGNPAKLVGSVYRTSQERPGSQPDGEHENSNI, via the coding sequence ATGCGCGTTAACGTCATTATCCCTGTCTTCAATCGTCTGGAGCACACCCGGAAGGTGCTGGAGGCTCTCAGGAGACAAACTCTCGCCGACGCGCTGACGATCGTCGTTGTCAACGACGGTTCGACCGATGGCACGGCAGAATACCTGCAGTCGCAGGGCGATGTTGTCGAAATCCGAGGCGACGGCAATCTTTGGTGGGGGGGTGCCATCGAGAAGGGGCTGAAATACGTCCTTCCGTCTTGCAAGGCGGAAGATTATATCCTGTTTCTGAATAATGACACCTGGTTCGACGAAGATTATGTTGAAACCCTGGTGCAAACATCCAAGGCGAATGGCGAAGCCGCCGTCGGAAGCGTTATCCATGAAGAGGGGAAAGACCCACCTCTTGTGAGTATAGGACCTCGGATCAACATCAACAGGTTCGCGATCTGGGATGTCCTTTCGGAATTGAGCGAAGCGCAACAACGGTCGCCTGAGAGCCAATACCGCGTGGATGCATTGAGCGGTCGAGGTACTCTATATCCAGCCCTCTTGTTTCGGAGATATGGCGGTATGCGGCCACGCCTGCTGCCGCACTACATGGCCGATTATGAAATCGCGATGCGCTTTTCGCGCGCCGGAGTGCCTCTGATCGTCAGCACAAAAGCAATCGTCTATTCCCCGCCAGTATATGGAAACGACATCTCCAGGCATTCATGGAAAAAACGATTGTTTGGCAGGCGCTCTCCTCACAATGTGTTTCAACGCCTGATCTTCTATTCGCTTGTCGGTTCACCGGTGCAGAGATCGACCGCACCTTTCCGCATGGCCTATTTCTTTTACGCACGTGTCCTTTTGGGAATGATCACGACCAGCCTTAAGAAATTCGCCTTTTCCCGTATGCGTGCAAGGCAGCTTGGCGAACTGAAACGTCACGGGGTAAGCGTTGGCCGCGATGTTGTGCTCTATGGCGCCCCTTTGTTGCAACGACATCCTGACAGTGAGATTCACCTCGGTGATCGCGTCGTCCTGTGTTCTGATTCCCGATTTACAGCGCTCGCTCTCAATCATCCGGTGAAGATAGCGACCATTCGCGCCGGATCGAAGATCAGCATTGGCGCAGACAGCGGCATCAGTGGTGCAACCATCGTCTCGGCTGTAGGGATTTCAATCGGCGCGGAAGTGCTGATGGGAGCCAACGTCACGATTTTCGACACGGACTTTCATCCGATACGTCCGGAAGGGCGCCGTCATTCGGATGTCGAGGCGGACATCAAGACTGCACCGGTGCACATTGGCGATAATGTGTTCATTGGCACCAATGCCCTGATCTTGCGTGGCACAGAAATAGGACGTGATAGCATTGTCGCTGCGGGTGCGGTCGTCCGCGGAAATTTCCCCGAAGGGGCAATAATTGCCGGGAACCCGGCAAAGCTTGTCGGTAGCGTCTATAGAACGTCACAGGAACGTCCCGGCAGTCAACCAGACGGTGAACATGAAAATAGCAATATTTGA
- a CDS encoding TIGR04325 family methyltransferase encodes MTRESPQAREQEIWAEFRRHNIIFDGPYDDWRSAMADSTGYDAPAILAKAVEATRAVVQGRASYERDTVIFRERIYSHPLLAWLLYVASRSDGRLRVVDFGGALGSSYFQHRSKLAHLAELKWCVVEQPHFAEAGRAEFEDGLLSFSRSLEEAIEFVNPHIVLLSGVLQYLEYPHEHLESLLSKGVKFILVDRTSAQVDIPEAPFVQHVPERIYRASYPVWFLNAHELQNRFARHGYEVLDRFQPAGTFGIATPPPLQELTRWGVGLTPAQGQYEWSYTGWFLEKPEI; translated from the coding sequence GTGACGCGAGAATCGCCCCAAGCGCGCGAACAGGAGATCTGGGCCGAATTCCGACGGCACAACATCATTTTCGACGGACCTTACGATGATTGGCGTTCGGCAATGGCTGATTCAACCGGCTATGATGCGCCGGCCATTCTTGCAAAAGCCGTCGAAGCGACACGCGCAGTTGTTCAGGGCCGTGCCTCATATGAGCGGGACACTGTAATCTTCAGAGAGAGAATCTACTCGCATCCGCTGCTTGCCTGGCTGCTCTATGTTGCATCCAGATCCGATGGTCGTTTGAGAGTGGTCGACTTTGGAGGCGCGCTCGGAAGTTCCTATTTTCAACACCGGTCAAAACTCGCTCATCTCGCGGAATTGAAATGGTGCGTCGTGGAGCAGCCTCATTTTGCAGAAGCAGGGCGAGCAGAATTTGAAGACGGGCTTCTGAGCTTTTCTCGTAGCCTCGAAGAAGCAATCGAATTTGTGAACCCTCACATCGTTCTGCTCTCGGGCGTGCTCCAGTACCTCGAATATCCCCACGAGCATCTTGAGAGCCTTCTTTCGAAAGGCGTCAAGTTCATCCTTGTTGACAGAACAAGCGCGCAGGTCGATATCCCCGAAGCCCCTTTTGTACAGCATGTGCCGGAACGCATCTATCGCGCGAGCTACCCCGTGTGGTTCTTGAACGCGCATGAATTGCAGAATCGCTTCGCGAGGCATGGCTACGAGGTGCTGGACAGGTTCCAGCCAGCTGGGACATTTGGAATAGCAACACCGCCGCCCTTGCAGGAATTGACGCGTTGGGGCGTTGGCCTTACGCCAGCTCAGGGACAATACGAATGGTCGTATACTGGCTGGTTTCTTGAGAAGCCGGAAATCTAG
- a CDS encoding PIG-L deacetylase family protein, with translation MNILAIGAHFDDVELGCGGALARHTANGDTVYVYVATVSGFSNQYDQSVRSSQVARAEADAAMEILGVQKMFCGEFKTLQIEFVDPLNIEILKLVQDLKIDMVYTHWVGDIHHDHLALSRASLHSCRHVPRLLMYRSNWYHSTVDFRGNFYVDITAHWDQKEKAILAHESEMERTGRKWVSFFRNEAENAGQRIGVKYAEVFEVVKWLQP, from the coding sequence ATGAATATTCTCGCGATCGGTGCCCATTTTGACGACGTTGAGCTCGGCTGCGGTGGTGCACTGGCGCGCCATACAGCAAATGGCGACACCGTTTACGTCTATGTCGCGACCGTATCCGGCTTTTCCAACCAATATGACCAGTCCGTGCGCAGCAGCCAGGTCGCCAGAGCGGAAGCGGATGCCGCGATGGAAATCCTCGGCGTTCAAAAGATGTTTTGCGGCGAGTTCAAAACGCTCCAGATCGAATTCGTCGACCCGCTGAATATCGAGATCCTCAAGCTGGTGCAGGATCTGAAGATCGATATGGTCTATACCCACTGGGTCGGCGATATCCATCATGACCACCTGGCACTGTCGCGCGCATCGCTGCACAGCTGCCGGCACGTGCCCCGCCTGCTGATGTATCGCAGCAACTGGTATCATTCGACCGTCGATTTCAGGGGGAATTTCTACGTCGACATTACCGCCCATTGGGACCAGAAGGAAAAAGCGATCCTTGCCCATGAATCCGAGATGGAGCGCACCGGGCGGAAATGGGTGAGCTTCTTCCGCAATGAAGCCGAGAACGCCGGCCAGCGCATCGGTGTAAAATACGCCGAAGTCTTTGAGGTGGTGAAGTGGCTGCAGCCTTGA